One Littorina saxatilis isolate snail1 linkage group LG11, US_GU_Lsax_2.0, whole genome shotgun sequence genomic window, catgagagttcctgtgtacAATATACCCAGacctgtttttcattttttttaatacatgtctttgatgacgtcatatccggctttttgtgaaagttgaggcagcactgtcacgctctcattttccaaccaatgttgttgacattttggtcaagtagtgtCCAACAAagtcggactttggtattgcatttcagcttggaggcttacaaattaattaatgagtttgctaattaaagttgttattaaaatcaaattttcgcaaacagatttaaaattgattgcatcgtattctttatcAAATTATGAATCTAACCATCAATACatgtgtcatgtttactcttaaaatatGATCACAaataacgaaaataggttaattagtactacggTTAAAATTTAACTCACTCCCTACTGTGCGATTTTTCCTATGCTTTCCACTGTATACTGGCCATTTGTATTAGTtggtaaaaaaaatcattactgAAGAAGTACTCAACACAGATATTTGAAACTTCCAGGGTTTACTGTTGATATGTTGATGCCCTTGAGCGCAAAGTGTCAAGTGTTTTACttagaaaatagctgatttaggTGGGGGGTATAAATAACCCTTTTTCTGGCATCAAAATTACGCTGAACGCAGGGCCATCACTTCAAATTCGCTTGGTTTACTCACTCACTACGAACcactgctatcgcagtggtcccatgcacaccacttccccacgaaccactgcgatagcagtgTTTTAGCACGTGCACGTGTCGTACTGGTAGACGCCATTGTTGTTTTGCAAATTTGCACAAAGCCAGCGAGTACGAAATCAAACCTCGCGTCATCGTTCTACAGCAGACAGAAGTGAAACTAGCTTGGTAATTTGCAGACGATTGGTTAAACTTGAGAGCCAGCCTCTCTATtttcgtacaaaaattgacGTCATTGAGCTAAAAAAATCCAAAGGTCAAAcactgctatcgcagtggttcgtggggaagtggtgtgaccactgcgatagcagtgGTTCGTAGCGAGTGAgttttaagaaatcgatcaaaaaaaagatgttttatcttattctttatcttttcctgattccaaaaaacatatagatataatatgttgtattcaaaacaagctcagaaagttaaaaagaatacagaaaagcccACTTTCCTGCATAGCGCGATACGCTACTGAGCTATTCTGTCTTGTCAATTTCctttcgttttgcacgtgaaaagtgagcAGTTTTCTTGCCGCGGGGTTTGGcaaagctgtattgtcttggtaaATAAAAAtccagtgcgttcagtttcattatgtgtgttggacagattgactaaatgttgtaatttcgccttacgcgacttgttattgatTTAttatgccaaccggcataacgggcagtaagtaagtaagttaaAAATAATTAGCCGAAGTGTGTGatatttgttgttgatttgtttggatttattttttttataagaaaGGAGACGTTAGAGCAAATTCTAAATTACATTTCCTAATGGGTTTACTTTATCTGTCTTGTCTACCCCGTTTTCATCTAAACGTAGAGGTACTTGTGACAACGATGTGTAATATGCCGTGCATTTTGGTAATCAGTTTTCATCATATCAAACAAGAGCTAGAGCGAGTTCTCGAATTTGGAAACAAACTAGTGAAAGGGAGTGGAGTGAAATGACAATTTCATATAAATAGTatgaaatgaaatgacacaACATGTATATAATGAAATGAAATGCAGTCAAATACAATGATAATCGAATAGGATAGCATAACATAAAGTGACATAGAATgatatgaaataaaatgaaataaatgaaaagaaataaatgaaatgaaataaaacaaatggaatgaattgaatgaagaagaaaaaaagataaaatgaTATAAGAATACAACGAAGtgaaatgaaaagaaataagataaatgatatcaaaatgaaaataataaaGCACTAAGACCGTGCTATCACATTACCAATAGTGCTCTGTCTGTACCTTGTATGAATTCTTCTGTAACTGTATTATGATGATATATATTTGACTTTTGATATTTGGCAAAATACTTTTTTGGTTTTGGGTAATTTTTTTTGGTATTTGGTATAACACTTTTTTTGTATTTGATATTATACATTTTGGCATTTTGTATAACACTTTTTTTGTATTTGGTAAaacatttggggggggggggggggggggcaatataTGATAAAAATCCGACTAGCCCCAGtgaaaatgttatttgttttgtatttggcATCGTACGTTTTGGTGTTTGGTATCATACTGTTTTGGTATATGGTCAAATACCTTTGGGGTATTTGATATTCATTATcaacggggaatcgagatgagggtattgtgtgtgtgtgtgtgtgtgtgtgtgtgtgtgtgtgtgtgtgggtttgtctACCTTACGTTATGAGGTAGTGTGTACACCTTTTCACCGGGCCTAAGGGGTATCAAAAATTTATGGGGTATTTTTTCCTATTCCCCACAAGGCAAACCCCTTAGACCGCTTACAAATATCATTGTGATGCGTTTTATATGATTATCTGCAATACCCCATAGTAACGCCCGGGAACCcgtgcctacacacacacacagtgggtGATTTCAGCTGCACACACAGTTTTTATTGGAGAAGATAATGAGGTGACGTCATGGTGACATCACGTCCTTCGGCGCATGCGCAAGTGGACAAGTTCAGGCATGTGCGTGACGCCATTTGTATTTTGTTCACTGCGGCAGACTCATTGAGGTAAGTTTGTGCCAAACCTTTATTTGTACACCAGACAGTTTTCAGAATTTCAGAATGGTTTCACCATGTCGGCACTGTAGACAGTTAGTGGTCATATATTTGGCGTCAGCTGAAATTCTTCTCAGAAGACTTCTGTTGTCTCGACTTTGTAAAAGTTTGTTGTAGATCTATACTCGGAGACCCGGTTTCCGTGCTAATAAGGGTTTTCGTCACCTTTCATTGAAGCTTGAAAAGCTTCCTTTCAAAATATATGCGGCTTGTTAAGTTCAATCAAAACAGAAACGGACGAGACCAAAATTTAGACTCGGCATGATCAAGAAGCAGAAATGTACGGGAAAGAACGAAGCATGTGACAATGGCCACTTCTTCAAACCGTCCCCTGTTTCCGTGCAACTGAAACTTTTATTAGAAAATCGATTTAATTTACCGATTTTTGACCTGCTTGATGTCATGAAGAGTCGAACACGTCTTTACTCTTCCGTTCAATAGCTCTTGTTTGAAAAGTTTTAGGTATCGGTCGCAAAGGCAACGCGTATTCCCAAATGGTGAATCCGCAAATGGTTTCGTTCATTTGGTCACTTTATCGCACGGGGTTGCCCGTCCACGGATATAAGACGTATTACTGGTGTTACGATTTTTCTTAACAAACTGAGCTGATTTTCAATCAAAATGAGGCACTTTCCCAATCATTTAGATCatgcagtagcagacgacaacatGTAAGATTTTCAAACGTGCGTCTGGATCGCAAGTGAGGCTGTCAAAGATTCTCAAAATAGTGCCTTAGGAAAAATGCTCCATTTTCGCTCGGAGagattcaagaaaacaaaatcgtTATCAGTTGATCGGCATCGTCCGTGATTTTTGGCACAGATCTCGTCTGACCACTCCTGCGTTAAACTTCGTCACCAATGACGTCAAAATCCTTGGCAGAATAGACTGCAACCCGAAAATAGCGTTTGCACGGAAACTGGGTTCCCGTCCTGTAAAGttgttcttttcttgtcttcttccttttcttccatcttcttctctttcttccatTTTATCTTCTTCTCCCCCTGTTCAGTCTTcgtcttttccttcttcttctctatcttttccttcttccttctcctcgcAAACGTCTACCAGTGAAATGGCCCTTTCAGAAGCCCTTCAGGAACTAGTTGCTCaattggtttgtttctgttgtacatgtactcagtactggtttgtttttttcaggtTTGAAATGTCGCAGAAGTTTCCCCCCAATAGCAGAGGCAGCATGCTTCTGAAGCTGGCTTTGAATCAGCTCAAAGCTACAGCAGGTAAGCTTCGCAAAACACATTTcagaagaacaaaaacattTCAGACTTTACATTCACAGCGCTGTGACTGTGAGCATTTCTTCTTTATGTGGAagtttgtataattatgtggcCGTCCATGATACTGGGAAACTGATTTGGTACACAGATGTTTGGGGTTTATGGCAGCTGGGACATGATATGATAGTGGAATTTAGATGCTTGAAACAGTTTGGCTGAAAAATGGGTTTTTGTTGACGCAAGTGCTGATCATGATGTTGGTTACATGGTTTCCAAGTTGATTCTCTGTCACCAAAACAATTTTATAGCAAACAACTTTGAACTGGATCACATATAAAGCTACAATATATGAGAAGGGCATAATAAAAGAATGGCATTATTAACAGCCAATAAGTGTTTTCTCCAAAATCACACCTGTGATTACACAACATTGTGTAAATTACATGGAAGCCATGCCCAGTATCGTGGATGGCCTCATATACATATATGAATAAGGAGCGTTTGACTACAGGTGAGAGATTAAATATCAATAACAGGGTTTCCGTATTCGCCCCAAATAAGACgaacatacaaacaatacaaaatgtAAACCTTCAACGAATAGCTGCCTGAAATTCAGTGAAAATTgcctgaaaaaaaaaagttttcacatAACATTTTTTCTGTGTGGTGGCAGAAACTCCTAGTGACGGCATTGTACAAGTGGAAGAGGTGAACAAAACGGACAATAGGACCAACACCATTGGCTTCAATGCGCGTCCGGGACGCCCACCTGAGCTTTCACGCAGTCTAGGGCAGGGTACGAGGCAAGGATTTCATCAGTCAGCCGAATCTGCTGGAGGTGAGGCCTTCatcttttctgtattcttttgtaTAATCAGGTGTGAAACTTTTCAGGTTCCCAGGCATTATTAAATTCTGAaagagctatatatatatatacaacaacaGCTGCCAGGTTTCACCCATGTATAATTATTTGCTTTGAATTGATGGGTATTTGAACTCTCAGAAACACATTAGTTCATTTAGTACATAATGTCCTACGGCCTTAGTGCCTATTAAGTTAGTGCCTATGTAAAAACCATGGGTTGTTTTGCACCCACGAGGTACTGCGCGTAAGTTTTTTAGCGGGTATTGCGAAGGTTAACCCCTTGTCTATCGATCGTAGAATAAGACGTGTCGTTGTATCATCCCATGTCTGGATCAACAGATAGAGGGGTAAAGCAAATTCTCAGAAAGGGACAAAGTGAATTTGAAAAACTCAATTGTGCTATGTTCATTgtattttctttcttatttgcaGGCCGAGATAGGGATGAGAAGTCCAGGGACTCGGAGTCCAGCAGGATGAGGCGCTCTCAGAGCTGCTCCCCTGGAGACAGCGACCGCAGCGAAAGGTCATGCAGGTCAAGGTCCAAGGAGAGGGCAAGAAGGTCACGATCACCCAGAGAGGATAAGCTGAaagaagagaaggagagggacaaggagagagacaggAGCAGAGAGAAGGAACGAGACAAAGACAGTGGGCGAGACAGATGCAGCAGGGAcgacaacagagacagagatcccGTTCGcacagacagggagaggtcTTCCGGCCAAGAACGAGACCGTGACCAAGATCAGTTTGAGCGAGAGAAGAGAGACCGTGACCGCAGCCCGAGAGAGAGCAGGAGCAGAGAGGACGACCCAGACAAAGAGAGGAAAGATAGAGATTCGGAGGGGGACAGTGACAGCGGAAGAGACAGAGGTCGGGGCAGAGACGAAGGAAGGGGgaggaacagagacagagacatagacgcAGGAAGGGATAGAGacggaggaagagacagagataagggAAAAAAAAGGTACCGAGAGCGAGAGggcagacagcgagagagaaacCAGGAGAGAGAGGACGAGGTCCGCTTTGTCAAGACCGGCTGGAGGTCAGGCGGTGACTGCGACAGGAACCGAGAGGACAGTGGGGGCCGGGGTGGTCACCGTGGCAACGACAGAAGGGACTTCCCTGGGCGCCAGGGATGCCCACCTCAGTCTTCACGCAGTCCAGGGCAGGGTGCCAGGCCAAAGACCAGCGACGGAAGGCGAGGATTTCGTCAACCAGCTGAACCTGCTAGAGGTGAGGCCTTCATCTTTTCTATATTATTTTGTATAATCAGGTGTGAAACTTTTCAGGATCCCAGGCATTTTTATATTCTGAAAGAGCTATATATACAACAACAGCTGCCAGGTTTCACCCATGTATAATTAGGTACCGGCAGTCAAAAAATGAGTCTGAAAAATCTCCTAATGTTTTGAGATGTTCTTATTCTTCTGTATAAAAcaagaataacaaaacaaaaagtaaggTTCTATCTCAAATACTTCCTGAGATATCTGATTTTTAAAGTTTACAGTTAGCGTTAAGCGGTGCGTATTCACATTTTCTCCATTTTTGAGGTCACACACCATTTGAGTACTAAGTAAATGCCCATCTTAAACAAGTTTATCTTGCTAACATGTGCCtgcagaacacaaaaatatcaaTGAAATAGGATAGGATGTAGAGATACACTTGTACTGAAGCTGTCAATATTGAAAAAAAGGCTATTTGGGGGCGTGGCAAATGGCAGAAAATTGATAATTGGGCACGTTTAGgaatttttttaacaaacaaaaagacatcaAAACACATTAATTCTTCTGATTTCTACTCTCAATAGTATATACTTAAGAAATCTTCAATTACAGACATGTGGTTGTCTTCATTCAGTCACAATGAGGGAGCCAAAATCAGGAATTTCACCATTTTGACAGGCGGAAATGAAGATCGGAGGAACCCTGAAATATGCAAACTTTAACTGCCTGTAACTTTTGAACTACTGGACAAATATGCATCAAATTTTGACAGCAGTCACAAAATGCAACATACTCTTGGATACATCTCTTTTGTGGAAATTGAACACACCACTTTTGAAAGTTAATTCTTAAAAATATCAGAAAAAAGTAAAGACCTTCTGTAACGAAACTGAATCACAAATGACAGAAATCCACTTACTCACTGATTGTGATCTGCCTGGTTTTACTTATCAACAGTACTTCTCCACATACAAGTTATATTGTTCCTGGAGAGTGCTGTTTGGGACATGCCACATCCGTGCATTTGTGGAGATCGGTTCTAACAAAAAgtcccatgcaaacacaaacacactgctgACGGTGTCACTGTCTTCTT contains:
- the LOC138979422 gene encoding uncharacterized protein DDB_G0284459-like isoform X2 yields the protein MRHFPNHLDHAVADDNMFEMSQKFPPNSRGSMLLKLALNQLKATAETPSDGIVQVEEVNKTDNRTNTIGFNARPGRPPELSRSLGQGTRQGFHQSAESAGGRDRDEKSRDSESSRMRRSQSCSPGDSDRSERSCRSRSKERARRSRSPREDKLKEEKERDKERDRSREKERDKDSGRDRCSRDDNRDRDPVRTDRERSSGQERDRDQDQFEREKRDRDRSPRESRSREDDPDKERKDRDSEGDSDSGRDRGRGRDEGRGRNRDRDIDAGRDRDGGRDRDKGKKRYREREGRQRERNQEREDEVRFVKTGWRSGGDCDRNREDSGGRGGHRGNDRRDFPGRQGCPPQSSRSPGQGARPKTSDGRRGFRQPAEPAREWSSYSDSDDDYLPGSEDDTDSSNNDATAPCGVPGTTSESDESIIFPFLRKSDGARWSPGIPSESLKAAGLYTSSQPPSSSSSRSITRPSGSKSSSQPASKPSSSTNTRPSGIRIHIAANTNGKRVYDKENWCKFCNSPSTNLAKHQFSKHKKEPEIVEILSNPKNSAERRFLLERVRNLGNYYYNCRVLKKNKGKLIPWRSPSEKVNPLCYIPCEFCLGFFVRNELWRHQQRCKFRKTSKNGRNVISRAESLLPSNMECSGG
- the LOC138979422 gene encoding uncharacterized protein DDB_G0284459-like isoform X1, whose protein sequence is MVTSRPSAHAQVDKFRHVRDAICILFTAADSLRFEMSQKFPPNSRGSMLLKLALNQLKATAETPSDGIVQVEEVNKTDNRTNTIGFNARPGRPPELSRSLGQGTRQGFHQSAESAGGRDRDEKSRDSESSRMRRSQSCSPGDSDRSERSCRSRSKERARRSRSPREDKLKEEKERDKERDRSREKERDKDSGRDRCSRDDNRDRDPVRTDRERSSGQERDRDQDQFEREKRDRDRSPRESRSREDDPDKERKDRDSEGDSDSGRDRGRGRDEGRGRNRDRDIDAGRDRDGGRDRDKGKKRYREREGRQRERNQEREDEVRFVKTGWRSGGDCDRNREDSGGRGGHRGNDRRDFPGRQGCPPQSSRSPGQGARPKTSDGRRGFRQPAEPAREWSSYSDSDDDYLPGSEDDTDSSNNDATAPCGVPGTTSESDESIIFPFLRKSDGARWSPGIPSESLKAAGLYTSSQPPSSSSSRSITRPSGSKSSSQPASKPSSSTNTRPSGIRIHIAANTNGKRVYDKENWCKFCNSPSTNLAKHQFSKHKKEPEIVEILSNPKNSAERRFLLERVRNLGNYYYNCRVLKKNKGKLIPWRSPSEKVNPLCYIPCEFCLGFFVRNELWRHQQRCKFRKTSKNGRNVISRAESLLPSNMECSGG